The window TTGCATCAATTCCAACATCTCTGCTCTTATTGAAACATCTAACATGGAGACTGGTTCGTCTGCAAGAATTATTTTTGGCTTTAGTGCCAATGCCCTAGCTAACACAACTCTCTGTCGTTGTCCTCCTGACAACATGTGCGGATATCTTTTTCCAATATCTTCTGCTGGTTCTAATTTCACTTCTTGTAACACTTCGATGGCTCTTCTGAATCGTTCTTCTTTACTTCCTACATTGTGTATTTCCAATGGTTCTGAAATAATATCTGCTATTTTCATTCTTGGATTTATTGAATCATAAGGATCTTGATGAATCATTTGACAATTCATTCTAATTTTAGATAAGTTTTCTTTATGATTATCAATTTCACTACCTTCAAAGAATATTTTTCCTGAGTCTGATTCTATTGATTTAAGAATTAATTTTGCAATTGTTGATTTACCTGAACCTGATTCTCCTGCTAAAACAAAAACTTCTCCCTTTTTTATCGAAAATGACACATCGTCTGCTGCTCTTACTGTTGTTGATTTTTTTCCAAACATTCCTTTTTTTGTAAAATATTTTTTCAAATGTTCCACTTTTAGTATTTCGTTCACAAGATATTGTTAAAATAAGAAGTATATCAAGAAATATCTTTTATGCGTAAAAATTGGGATAAAGCATTTATGTTAAATAAAGATTATTTTATACTTGAACGAAACAATCCAGAAAAATTTAGAATATAAAAAATATGTAATTGATTCTAAACTTCAATACTTTAAACCACATGCTAGTAAAATTGAAAAAACTTTTGCTGAGGAAATATCTTTCAGCTTAAACCGAAATACAAAATTCAT is drawn from Nitrosopumilus sp. and contains these coding sequences:
- a CDS encoding ABC transporter ATP-binding protein, which codes for MNEILKVEHLKKYFTKKGMFGKKSTTVRAADDVSFSIKKGEVFVLAGESGSGKSTIAKLILKSIESDSGKIFFEGSEIDNHKENLSKIRMNCQMIHQDPYDSINPRMKIADIISEPLEIHNVGSKEERFRRAIEVLQEVKLEPAEDIGKRYPHMLSGGQRQRVVLARALALKPKIILADEPVSMLDVSIRAEMLELMQELQKKYNISFIYITHDLATARYFGQRIGILYMGKIVEIGPIDQVLDKPKHPYTQALIDAISEPDPENLHRERKIRINEPANIDVYEGCRFRARCPYAIEKCVNEPHLEKINDEHYSACYVKLD